One window of Agrobacterium tumefaciens genomic DNA carries:
- a CDS encoding SDR family oxidoreductase: MELRSVLQKFRLDGKVALITGGTRGIGLAAAHAFGEAGAKLYLSARREEYEDGGKIQSSGYAVTFIPADLTTRDAATELVNKVIEDAGKIDILVNNAGLANGGDTPLFTEEQWRDVMALNVDSVFWCSQAVINSMRDTGGGTIVNVGSMSGIVSNIPQNQVAYNSSKAAVHMMTKSLASELAEDNIRVNAVAPGYIETIMSRAGMEHPVRGPIWREMTPMKRFGKAEEVAAAILFLASEASSYVTGDILVVDGGHTTR, from the coding sequence ATGGAACTCAGAAGCGTTTTGCAAAAATTCCGATTAGACGGAAAAGTCGCTTTGATAACAGGCGGAACGCGCGGCATAGGGCTGGCGGCTGCTCACGCTTTTGGTGAGGCTGGCGCCAAGCTTTACCTGAGTGCGCGTCGCGAGGAATATGAAGACGGCGGCAAGATACAGAGTTCGGGCTATGCCGTAACTTTTATTCCTGCTGACCTGACGACACGTGATGCGGCGACGGAGCTCGTCAATAAAGTTATAGAAGATGCTGGCAAAATAGACATTCTGGTCAATAATGCCGGCCTTGCGAACGGAGGTGACACGCCTCTATTTACTGAAGAACAATGGCGCGACGTGATGGCATTGAATGTCGACTCGGTGTTCTGGTGCTCGCAAGCTGTCATCAATTCAATGCGCGACACGGGAGGCGGCACGATTGTCAACGTTGGGTCGATGTCCGGGATCGTCTCAAATATTCCCCAGAATCAGGTTGCTTATAATAGCTCCAAAGCTGCGGTTCATATGATGACCAAAAGCCTCGCAAGCGAATTGGCCGAAGATAATATTAGGGTCAATGCTGTTGCTCCCGGTTATATCGAAACGATCATGTCACGAGCAGGTATGGAGCATCCTGTTCGGGGCCCAATCTGGCGTGAGATGACGCCGATGAAGCGCTTCGGCAAAGCCGAGGAGGTGGCAGCCGCGATCTTGTTCCTTGCCTCGGAGGCGTCTAGCTATGTGACTGGGGATATTCTCGTTGTAGACGGTGGCCACACGACGAGGTAG
- a CDS encoding peptide ABC transporter substrate-binding protein, whose translation MKRLIQLAVAAGLLGLPATTALAGGTLYFGLSSEPSSLDTVIQPGTSGRTVKLAIHRGLVNYGIDGKISPELAESYDISPDAKEFTFHLRQATFHDGSPVTAADVKASLERMIDPAGKAAFRNELSIISKIETPDAKTVKLTLSSPSMALVDYLALPESVIVPAAWLQKNAANPTASPVGAGPFQFVNWTRGREIVVKKFAGYYKKGKPDLDEVHYVFYGDENTRVNALKSGDVDVIEYVPAKDSADLEKGPGTQLLRNTGPFMGLQFNTKFEPFSKPEVRQAISYAVDRSVIINTAFNGLGQALWGIAIPKGYMGYSEAKANYFKHDPEKAKALLAKAGYPNGFTVRLLATSQYSFHQNTAIAIQSELAKIGIKVTLDLPDWASRMSKTNNGDYDFTVLGSLGEITDADWLSNYYYGGDKLVRTNNSPYFNDAKINELLDKGRSTVDKAERAKIYDEFVDRALELSPLVYFMWREQSYAVKKGVTGFTNMPGFLTFQSGFSIENTKID comes from the coding sequence ATGAAAAGACTCATTCAACTCGCTGTCGCGGCTGGCCTTCTTGGCCTCCCTGCGACGACAGCCCTCGCTGGTGGTACTCTGTACTTCGGCCTTTCGAGCGAACCTTCCTCGCTCGATACAGTGATCCAGCCGGGCACGTCTGGACGAACTGTGAAGCTCGCGATCCATCGCGGTCTCGTCAACTACGGCATCGATGGCAAGATTTCGCCGGAACTCGCCGAGAGCTACGACATCAGCCCTGACGCAAAAGAATTTACTTTTCATCTCCGACAGGCGACTTTCCACGATGGTTCGCCTGTCACCGCTGCAGACGTGAAAGCGTCCCTGGAGCGGATGATCGATCCGGCGGGCAAAGCCGCATTCCGCAACGAGCTTTCCATCATTTCGAAGATCGAGACTCCGGACGCGAAAACAGTGAAGCTCACGCTGTCCAGCCCCTCCATGGCTCTGGTCGATTATCTGGCGCTTCCGGAATCCGTGATCGTGCCTGCTGCGTGGCTCCAGAAGAATGCCGCGAACCCCACCGCCTCGCCAGTCGGTGCCGGTCCGTTCCAATTCGTCAACTGGACGCGCGGCCGCGAAATCGTCGTCAAGAAGTTCGCGGGCTACTACAAGAAGGGCAAGCCCGATCTCGACGAAGTTCACTACGTATTCTATGGCGACGAGAACACTCGCGTGAACGCGCTGAAATCCGGTGACGTCGACGTGATCGAATATGTTCCTGCGAAGGACTCCGCGGACCTGGAAAAGGGGCCCGGCACACAGCTTCTGCGCAACACCGGTCCGTTCATGGGGTTGCAGTTCAACACGAAGTTCGAACCGTTCTCCAAGCCGGAGGTCCGTCAGGCGATCTCATACGCCGTCGATCGTAGCGTGATCATCAACACGGCATTCAACGGATTGGGCCAGGCGCTCTGGGGCATCGCCATTCCAAAAGGCTACATGGGGTATTCCGAGGCGAAGGCCAACTACTTCAAGCATGATCCGGAGAAGGCAAAGGCGCTGCTAGCCAAGGCGGGGTATCCTAACGGCTTCACCGTGAGGCTGCTCGCGACTTCGCAGTACAGCTTCCATCAGAACACCGCCATCGCGATCCAGTCCGAACTGGCGAAGATCGGGATCAAGGTCACGCTTGACCTCCCGGACTGGGCGAGCCGGATGTCGAAGACGAACAATGGGGACTACGACTTCACCGTGCTTGGAAGCCTTGGCGAGATCACCGATGCGGACTGGCTGAGCAACTACTACTACGGTGGCGACAAGCTCGTCCGAACCAACAACTCGCCTTACTTCAACGATGCCAAGATCAACGAGCTCCTGGACAAGGGCCGCAGCACCGTCGACAAGGCCGAACGTGCAAAGATCTACGACGAATTCGTCGATCGCGCCCTCGAGTTGTCACCGCTCGTCTACTTCATGTGGCGCGAGCAGAGCTATGCCGTCAAGAAAGGTGTCACGGGCTTCACGAACATGCCTGGGTTCCTGACGTTCCAGTCGGGTTTCAGTATCGAGAACACAAAAATCGATTAA
- a CDS encoding ABC transporter permease, with protein MKISILFRRPLVLASILVVSAVLATALIGPLVAPHDPLLINQNSVNQPSSVQYLLGTDEFGRDILSRLLIGIRPTIIVAVISTIIAAVGGTALGIIGAYSRPTLAFFVMRAVDIMLSFPAILLALLAVGFWKSGVASLSVVIGIIFIPQFARVAQSATLQVIRQEYVEAEHAMGARYLRVVFKAILPNILSPLVVQGTLTIAAAILLESGLSFLGLGIVPPEPSWGQMIGTARGYLNQNPMYVVWPSACLAFTVLAINILGDALRDHLDPRLREN; from the coding sequence ATGAAGATCTCCATTCTTTTCCGTCGCCCGCTTGTCCTCGCCAGCATCCTGGTCGTCTCGGCAGTCCTGGCTACAGCGCTGATCGGACCTTTGGTCGCGCCACATGATCCGCTTCTCATCAACCAGAACTCCGTCAATCAACCGAGTTCGGTTCAGTATCTGCTCGGCACTGACGAGTTCGGTCGCGACATCCTTTCCCGTCTGCTGATCGGTATCCGGCCAACCATCATCGTTGCCGTGATATCGACGATCATTGCTGCCGTCGGCGGGACGGCTCTTGGAATAATTGGGGCGTACAGTCGCCCGACGCTTGCATTCTTCGTGATGCGCGCCGTTGACATCATGCTCAGCTTCCCGGCCATCCTGCTGGCGCTTCTTGCAGTTGGCTTCTGGAAGAGCGGAGTCGCGAGCCTGAGTGTGGTTATCGGCATCATCTTCATTCCGCAGTTCGCCCGCGTTGCCCAGTCCGCCACGCTTCAGGTCATTCGACAGGAATACGTCGAAGCGGAACACGCGATGGGGGCTCGCTACCTGCGAGTCGTGTTCAAGGCCATCCTGCCCAATATCCTGTCTCCGCTCGTCGTCCAGGGAACGTTGACGATCGCTGCCGCGATCCTGCTCGAATCTGGACTGAGCTTCCTCGGGCTTGGAATCGTTCCACCCGAGCCTTCCTGGGGACAGATGATCGGCACAGCTCGCGGTTACCTCAACCAGAACCCCATGTATGTCGTCTGGCCCTCTGCTTGCCTCGCCTTCACGGTGCTCGCAATCAACATTCTTGGCGACGCGCTCCGTGACCATCTCGACCCGAGATTGCGTGAAAACTAA
- a CDS encoding ABC transporter permease, with the protein MKTLTVLVITLGSRLATALIQLWVIATLVFSIMYIMPGDPVLLLLGPESNPSPETIAAMRTQLGLDQPVLTQYVKWLSGAAIGDLGNSLDGYPVIDYVTASLPKTMELASAAILIAALIGVPVGIAAALRRGRFLDGLLTSLSTLGISVPVYILGSLLILLLSIKLGWLPASGYTDISRNVYLHFQKLTLPALTLGLGLAASIARMTRSSMLEILGRDFVRSLRARGMREGRVIWMHVLRNASIPIVTIVGLQLGNLMGGTVLVEALFNWPGLSTLLVTAVSNRNYPLVQGSILTIAALFILINLCVDLLYSLLDPRIRRKRA; encoded by the coding sequence ATGAAGACGCTGACGGTACTTGTTATCACCTTGGGGTCGAGGCTCGCCACCGCGCTGATCCAGCTCTGGGTCATCGCCACCCTGGTCTTCTCCATCATGTACATCATGCCGGGCGATCCCGTGCTGTTGCTTCTCGGCCCCGAGAGCAATCCATCGCCGGAGACGATCGCGGCGATGCGAACCCAGCTAGGTCTCGATCAGCCGGTTCTGACGCAGTACGTCAAGTGGCTGAGCGGTGCCGCCATCGGGGACCTTGGAAACTCGCTCGACGGTTATCCGGTGATTGACTACGTAACCGCAAGCCTGCCGAAGACCATGGAACTCGCCTCGGCAGCAATCCTGATCGCCGCCCTGATAGGCGTGCCGGTCGGCATAGCGGCGGCGCTGCGGCGGGGACGGTTCCTGGACGGATTGCTGACCTCTCTGTCGACACTCGGCATCTCCGTTCCGGTCTACATCCTCGGATCGCTCCTCATCCTCCTACTCAGCATCAAGCTCGGCTGGCTCCCCGCCAGCGGATACACCGATATTTCCCGCAACGTCTATCTGCACTTTCAGAAGCTGACGTTGCCAGCTCTGACACTCGGGCTCGGCCTTGCCGCCTCGATTGCACGCATGACCCGGTCCTCGATGCTGGAGATACTCGGGCGTGACTTCGTGCGGTCGCTACGTGCGAGGGGAATGCGTGAAGGCAGGGTGATCTGGATGCACGTGCTGCGCAACGCCTCCATCCCGATCGTCACCATCGTCGGCCTTCAACTCGGAAACCTCATGGGTGGCACCGTCCTGGTCGAGGCTCTCTTCAACTGGCCGGGACTGAGCACCCTCCTCGTGACCGCAGTCTCGAACCGCAACTACCCTCTCGTCCAGGGAAGCATCCTAACGATCGCCGCGCTCTTCATCCTCATCAACCTGTGTGTCGACCTCCTCTACAGCTTGCTCGACCCACGCATCCGACGGAAACGCGCATGA